The following are encoded in a window of Cucurbita pepo subsp. pepo cultivar mu-cu-16 chromosome LG12, ASM280686v2, whole genome shotgun sequence genomic DNA:
- the LOC111807156 gene encoding malate dehydrogenase, with translation MASEPVRVLVTGAAGQIGYALVPMIARGVLLGSNQPVILHMLDIPPAAESLNGVKMELVDAAFPLLKGVVATTDVVEACTGVNIAIMVGGFPRKEGMERKDVMSKNVSIYKAQASALEKHAAANCKVLVVANPANTNALILKEFAPSIPEKNISCLTRLDHNRALGQISERLNVQVSEVKNVIIWGNHSSTQYPDVNHATVKLPSGEEKSVRELVADDAWLNGEFISTVQQRGAAIIKARKLSSALSAASAACDHIRDWVLGTPEGTWVSMGVYSDGSYNVPAGLMYSFPVTCRNGEWSIVQGLSIDEFSRKKLDLTAEELTEEKALAYSCLS, from the exons ATGGCATCAGAACCAGTTAGAGTCCTTGTCACTGGAGCTGCAG GACAAATCGGATACGCTCTCGTGCCTATGATTGCCAGAGGAGTATTGCTAGGATCTAACCAACCTGTCATCTTGCACATGCTTGATATCCCACCTGCTGCAGAGTCTTTGAATGGCGTAAAGATGGAGTTGGTGGATGCTGCTTTCCCACTCCttaaag GTGTTGTTGCTACAACTGATGTGGTGGAGGCATGCACCGGTGTCAACATTGCTATTATGGTTGGTGGATTCCCAAGGAAAGAGGGtatggaaagaaaagatgTGATGTCAAAAAACGTCTCCATTTACAAGGCTCAGGCTTCTGCCCTTGAAAAGCACGCTGCTGCCAACTGTAAG GTGTTGGTTGTCGCTAACCCGGCAAATACTAATGCATTGATCTTGAAGGAGTTTGCTCCTTCCATCCCGGAGAAAAACATTTCTTGCTTGACGAGATTGGACCATAACAGGGCATTGGGCCAAATTTCAGAGAGATTGAATGTTCAAGTATCCGAAGTTAAGAATGTTATTATCTGGGGTAACCATTCATCAACACAATACCCTGATGTCAACCATGCTACTGTCAAGTTACCATCTGGGGAGGAGAAATCTGTCCGCGAGCTTGTTGCTGATGATGCATG GTTGAATGGAGAGTTTATTAGCACTGTTCAACAACGTGGTGCTGCAATCATCAAAGCCCGGAAGCTCTCAAGTGCATTGTCTGCTGCTAGTGCAGCTTGTGATCACATTCGTGATTGGGTTCTTGGAACTCCGGAG GGCACCTGGGTTTCCATGGGAGTTTATTCTGATGGATCATACAATGTACCAGCTGGACTGATGTACTCATTCCCCGTCACGTGCCGTAATGGTGAATGGTCAATTGTGCAAg